A region of the Stutzerimonas stutzeri genome:
TCTCGTGCCGCGCATCAATTCCGCTTCGGCTCAAATAGTCGCTTACTTCGCGCTCAAGAAACTGCTTGGTCACGTCGATAAGCTGTTCAGGATGTGACATGGTTGATGCATGGGCGAGCTGTCCCATCGCGCAAAGCACGGGTAGCAGCACGTTTTTGCACAGCATCCGCCGGCTGCGCCAGGAAATAGTCATATGGACGTTCATGTCCGAACCAAAGCAAGGGGCGTGCCGCGTCTTTATTAGTCCGGCCCCGTTTATCTGCAAGCAGAGAGGAAGACTGGCATGGCCGGTGTACTGGATTCGGTTAACCAGCGTACCCAATTGGTAGGGCAAAACCGCCTGGAGCTACTGCTGTTTCGCCTAGATGGCGATCAGCTTTACGGCATCAACGTGTTCAAAGTGCGCGAAGTGCTGCAATGTCCTCGGCTGACTGTGATGCCAAAGTGCGGCAGGGTGGTTCGCGGCGTGGCGAGCATTCGGGGCAGTACGCTGCCTATTCTTGATCTGTCGCTTGCCACGGGCAAGTCGGCTCTGATGGACCTGGAAAATTCCTTCGCTGTGATCACCGAGTACAACAACAGGACGCTGGGTTTTCTGGTGAGCTCGGTAGAAAGAATCGTCAACCTGAACTGGGAGGCTATTCTGCCGCCACCCAAAGGTGCCGGGCGGGATCACTACTTGACGGCAGTTACTCATATCGACAACAAGCTGGTGGAAATCATCGATGTAGAGAAGGTGCTGGCCGAGGTAGCACCGACTTCGGAAGAGGTTTCACCGGGCGTGGTAGATGATGATACCCGTGCCAAGGCGCTGTCCTGCCGGGTATTGGTTGTTGATGATTCGTCAGTCGCGCGTAAGCAGATCACCCGCTGTCTGGAGAATCTTGGCATTGAGGTCGTCCAGTTGAATGATGGGCGAGATGCGCTCAACTATCTGCGGCGCATGGCCGATGAAGGCAAGAAGCCCGCAGAAGAATTTCTGATGATGATTTCCGATATTGAAATGCCGGAGATGGATGGCTATACCCTGACTACCGAGGTGCGGCACGACCCGCGTATGCAAGGTATGCATATACTCCTGCATACTTCTCTCTCCGGCGTGTTCAATCAGAACATGGTGAAGCGGGCGGGGGCGGACGATTTCCTCGCCAAGTTCCAGCCTGACGATCTCGCTGCTCGGGTGGCAGATCGAATCAGGCAGGCGGATGCAAACTGAGGCTAGTTCCTCTAACGATGGTGAGGCTTTATTGGTGTCAGTCGATCTGGATTTCGAGCAGTTCCGGGTATTTCTTGAAAAGACGTGCGGCATTCTGCTGGGCACTAATAAGCAGTATTTAGTGACCAGTCGTCTGAATAAGCTGATGGAGCAGCAGGGGCTTAAGACGCTTGGCGACTTGGTCAGGAAAATCCAGGCGCAGCCACGTAGTGGTCTGCGGGAGTTGGTCGTTGATGCGATGACTACCAACGAGACGCTTTGGTTTCGTGATACCTATCCGTTCGAAGTACTCAAAAGTCGGGTCCTGCCAGAGATGCTCAAGGCGGGATCCGGCCAGCGCTTGCGTATCTGGTCGGCCGCTTGTTCTTCTGGACAAGAGCCTTATTCGCTCTCAATGGCGATAGATGAGTTTGAACGCAGCAGTCCCAGTCAACCGAAGACCGGTGTGCAAATCGTAGCCACGGAGCTATCGGGAACAATGCTTGCCGCTTGCAAGGCGGCTGAATACGACAGTCTGGCCATTGCTCGCGGCCTTTCGGCAGAACGTTTGCAGCGTTATTTCGACGTGAAGGCCCCTGGACGATGGGCTGTAAAGGCGCCCATTCGTTCAAGAGTCGAGTTCAGGGTGCAGAATCTTCTCGACAGTTATGCCGGTTTAGGCAAGTTCGATATCGTTTTTTGTCGAAATGTGTTGATTTATTTTTCCGCCGACGTCAAGAAAGACATCCTCAAGCGTATTCATGCCACGTTGCGTCCAGGTGGCTATCTGTTCCTGGGCGCGTCAGAAGCGCTTAACGGGCTGCCGGAGTTGTACCAGATGGTGCAGTGCAGTCCAGGAATCATCTACAAGGCCAAGTGATCCGGCCGTCCCCCGCGGCAGAAAACCGTCATGCAATATGGCGGTTGCGGCAAAAAGGCGGTAAAGACTTGCCGCTTTTGACGCCTTCGGCCTAGCTGTATACCTATTTTCCCTTGTAAATCAGTGTTTTGAAATCAATGGCACGAGCTTTGCTGTGAGTATGCGCAAGCAGACTTGTATCCGGCAGAGGGCCAGATCATGAGCATTAGTTTTGACAAGGCATTGGGTATTCACGAGAAGGCGCTTGGTTTCCGCTCACAGCGTGCTGAAGTGCTGGCCAATAACATTGCGAACGCCGATACGCCGAACTACAAGGCTCGCGATCTGGATTTCAGTAGCGTGCTTGCCCAGCAGTCGGCCCGTAGTCAGGGCGGATTCGGTGTGGCGCTGACCAGTGACAAGCACATTGCGGCCGAGGGGATGGAAATAGCCGACGCATCGTTGCGCTTTCGTATGCCCGCGCACCCATCGCTTGACCAGAACACTGTCGATCTGCAGATCGAGCAATCCAATTACGCGAAGAACGCCGTTGACTTCCAGGCGAGCTTCACCCTGCTCAACAGCAAGTTCAGGGGGCTTATGAGCGCCCTGCGCGGCGAATGAAGGAGTAGCCCATGTCCCTTAGCAGCGTATTCAATATTGCCGGCAGCGGCATGAGTGCCCAAAGCACCCGCCTGAACACCATTTCCAGCAACATCGCCAACGCCGAGACTGTATCGTCAAGCGTCGATCAGACCTACCGTGCCCGGCATCCGGTGTTCGCCACCGTCTTTCAGCATGCCAACGGCCAACCCGATCAGTCGCTGTTCGCTGGGCAGGATCAGGCGGGCGTCGGTGTCCAGGTGTTGGGCGTGGTTGAGGATCAAAGCGAGCTTCAAGCCCGTTATGAGCCCAATCACCCGGCTGCCGATGAGGCGGGCTACGTGTACTACCCGAACGTCAACGTGGTGGAAGAAATGGCCGATATGATTTCGGCCAGTCGCTCGTTCCAGACCAATGCCGAGTTGATGAACACGGCCAAGACCATGCTACAGAAAGTTCTGACCCTGGGTCAGTAATAGCGAGAGTAAGCCATGAGCACGACAGGCGGCGTCGGCGGTACCGGCTCGGTACTTGATCAATACCAGTTCGGCAAGGATCGCGAGGTCAAGGGCAACGACCTTGGCAAGAACGAGTTTCTCGAGTTGCTGGTGGCTCAGTTGAACAACCAGAACCCGCTGGAGCCGCAGGAGAATGGTGAGTTCATTGGTCAGTTGGCGCAGTTTAGTACGGTTGAGGGCGTCGAGAAACTGAACTCCAGCATGGAAACCATTCTTTCCGGCTACCAGTCCTCGCAGGCGCTGCAGGCGTCCTCGCTGGTCGGTCGCAAGGTAATCGTGCCGACCGAGAAGGCGGTGGTGGATACCAGCGAAA
Encoded here:
- a CDS encoding chemotaxis protein CheV: MAGVLDSVNQRTQLVGQNRLELLLFRLDGDQLYGINVFKVREVLQCPRLTVMPKCGRVVRGVASIRGSTLPILDLSLATGKSALMDLENSFAVITEYNNRTLGFLVSSVERIVNLNWEAILPPPKGAGRDHYLTAVTHIDNKLVEIIDVEKVLAEVAPTSEEVSPGVVDDDTRAKALSCRVLVVDDSSVARKQITRCLENLGIEVVQLNDGRDALNYLRRMADEGKKPAEEFLMMISDIEMPEMDGYTLTTEVRHDPRMQGMHILLHTSLSGVFNQNMVKRAGADDFLAKFQPDDLAARVADRIRQADAN
- the flgC gene encoding flagellar basal body rod protein FlgC translates to MSLSSVFNIAGSGMSAQSTRLNTISSNIANAETVSSSVDQTYRARHPVFATVFQHANGQPDQSLFAGQDQAGVGVQVLGVVEDQSELQARYEPNHPAADEAGYVYYPNVNVVEEMADMISASRSFQTNAELMNTAKTMLQKVLTLGQ
- the flgB gene encoding flagellar basal body rod protein FlgB, with amino-acid sequence MSISFDKALGIHEKALGFRSQRAEVLANNIANADTPNYKARDLDFSSVLAQQSARSQGGFGVALTSDKHIAAEGMEIADASLRFRMPAHPSLDQNTVDLQIEQSNYAKNAVDFQASFTLLNSKFRGLMSALRGE
- the flgD gene encoding flagellar hook assembly protein FlgD — translated: MSTTGGVGGTGSVLDQYQFGKDREVKGNDLGKNEFLELLVAQLNNQNPLEPQENGEFIGQLAQFSTVEGVEKLNSSMETILSGYQSSQALQASSLVGRKVIVPTEKAVVDTSETFKASLILPASSSNVYVNIYDDTGAAVSRINLGPQEAGNVSFMWDGKDASGNTLPPGTYKFEAQATYDGETKGLYTLLPANVDSVTLGGSELLLNLAGLGSVPLSHVQVIGQ
- the cheR gene encoding protein-glutamate O-methyltransferase CheR codes for the protein MQTEASSSNDGEALLVSVDLDFEQFRVFLEKTCGILLGTNKQYLVTSRLNKLMEQQGLKTLGDLVRKIQAQPRSGLRELVVDAMTTNETLWFRDTYPFEVLKSRVLPEMLKAGSGQRLRIWSAACSSGQEPYSLSMAIDEFERSSPSQPKTGVQIVATELSGTMLAACKAAEYDSLAIARGLSAERLQRYFDVKAPGRWAVKAPIRSRVEFRVQNLLDSYAGLGKFDIVFCRNVLIYFSADVKKDILKRIHATLRPGGYLFLGASEALNGLPELYQMVQCSPGIIYKAK